Proteins encoded in a region of the Malaciobacter mytili LMG 24559 genome:
- a CDS encoding response regulator — protein MENRVFKIAIVDDETEILNMLSRFLNRSGKYSVSTFSNPVVALNSIKTENYDVILLDIMMPQMNGLDALEKIMEIKESQKVIMMTAYSTLDKVLKSHKQGATNYVMKPFDSLQALENKIIEVLKS, from the coding sequence ATGGAAAATAGAGTTTTTAAAATTGCAATAGTTGATGATGAAACAGAAATTTTAAATATGTTAAGTAGATTTTTAAATAGAAGTGGAAAATATAGTGTATCTACTTTTTCAAATCCAGTTGTAGCTTTAAATAGTATAAAAACTGAGAATTATGATGTAATTTTACTTGATATTATGATGCCTCAAATGAATGGGCTTGATGCTTTAGAAAAAATAATGGAAATAAAAGAATCACAAAAAGTTATTATGATGACTGCATATTCTACATTGGATAAAGTGTTAAAATCACATAAACAAGGTGCTACAAATTATGTGATGAAACCTTTTGATTCTCTTCAAGCCTTAGAAAATAAAATAATAGAAGTATTAAAGTCTTAA
- a CDS encoding methyl-accepting chemotaxis protein, translating to MFFSNKKSLEQIAFLEEEVRSLKNRLQQKDEEINSLNAKLEKAPKSSDFDTFKFEISLFHKIAATSQEEGLVVFTSKDELYFANDLAKANIKDFSIVLNAIKHGNDRLIMDDCEAKIVTKNYEGFIIVSLKRTSIHDNKEGGLLERHNKNMTNSLNNTQTTYLSLLEELQSMMKESKETATGSTEGLNLAKEILSDTDNLKTQIDIENEVVGSLVSKSKDISQVITLIQEIAFQTNILSLNAAVEAATAGEAGKGFAVVAQEVRNLATRSADAATQIKAVVDSIQVETGRIKNSSEVVSNVVNQTKDRVDILNKLMNTFQKNSNRSVYEVESISNKIFINLAKLDHVIYKNNLYQLIFGGEHNFKAVDHHNCRLGKWYDTGLGKEEFSFVPSYRYLEKHHHTVHHEANLLAKECSGNSIACSKQLIEDKIALVEEGSEKVFYYLDKILEEKNEAVMKEAARELFK from the coding sequence ATGTTTTTCTCAAATAAGAAATCACTTGAGCAAATCGCTTTTTTAGAAGAAGAGGTTAGGAGTTTAAAAAATAGGCTTCAACAAAAAGATGAAGAGATAAACTCTTTAAATGCTAAACTTGAAAAAGCACCAAAAAGTTCAGATTTTGATACTTTTAAATTTGAAATATCTTTATTTCATAAAATTGCTGCTACTTCACAAGAAGAGGGTTTAGTTGTTTTTACATCAAAAGATGAATTATATTTTGCAAATGACTTAGCAAAAGCTAATATAAAAGATTTTTCTATAGTATTAAATGCAATTAAGCATGGTAATGATAGATTAATTATGGATGATTGTGAAGCTAAAATAGTAACTAAAAACTATGAAGGTTTTATAATTGTGTCTTTAAAAAGAACATCTATTCATGATAATAAAGAGGGTGGTTTATTAGAAAGACATAATAAAAATATGACTAATTCTTTAAACAACACTCAAACTACATATCTTTCATTACTTGAAGAGTTACAGTCTATGATGAAAGAATCAAAAGAGACTGCAACTGGTTCAACTGAAGGATTAAATCTTGCAAAAGAGATATTAAGTGATACAGATAACTTAAAAACTCAAATTGATATAGAAAATGAAGTTGTAGGTTCTCTTGTATCAAAAAGTAAAGATATTTCGCAAGTAATTACTTTAATTCAAGAAATTGCATTTCAAACTAATATTCTTTCATTAAATGCAGCAGTTGAGGCAGCAACAGCAGGAGAGGCTGGAAAAGGCTTTGCAGTTGTTGCTCAAGAGGTGCGAAATCTTGCCACAAGAAGTGCAGATGCAGCAACTCAAATAAAAGCAGTAGTAGATTCAATTCAAGTGGAAACAGGAAGAATTAAAAATAGTTCTGAAGTTGTTTCAAATGTTGTAAATCAAACAAAAGATAGGGTTGATATTTTAAATAAATTAATGAATACTTTCCAAAAAAATTCAAATAGATCAGTATATGAAGTTGAAAGTATTTCTAATAAAATCTTTATTAACCTAGCAAAACTTGACCATGTTATTTATAAAAATAATCTATACCAATTAATCTTTGGTGGTGAACATAACTTTAAAGCAGTTGATCATCATAATTGTAGACTTGGAAAGTGGTATGATACTGGTTTAGGAAAAGAAGAGTTTAGTTTTGTTCCTTCATATAGATATTTAGAAAAACATCACCATACAGTTCATCATGAAGCAAATTTACTTGCAAAAGAGTGTTCAGGTAATAGTATTGCTTGTTCTAAACAATTAATTGAAGATAAGATAGCTTTAGTTGAAGAGGGAAGTGAAAAAGTATTTTATTACTTAGATAAAATTTTAGAAGAAAAAAATGAAGCTGTTATGAAAGAAGCAGCTAGAGAGTTATTTAAATAA